Part of the Lotus japonicus ecotype B-129 chromosome 6, LjGifu_v1.2 genome, ACAACGAAAAAGAATACAGATGGATTAGCCTATCCTGTTTTAATCCATAATTTGGTGAGCCAATACGACAGGATATGTCTTTCCTAGCAGCTTATGCTACCTTGCTTACTAGTTAAAAATTAATCTGGTGGAGGGGGCTGGATTAGAAATCAATGGGATAGAATAAAGATATTTTCCCCTTCTGCCTTATTCGGCCCTTTCTTCGTCATCCTCTCTTCCTACCCTCGAAAGGCTAGGGTTCTGAGCGTGTTGCATCTCTCCCTTCTCTTCCTAACCCTCCCTCTCCCCCTCCCTATGCTTAAGAAAAGGCTCCCACTCCCAAAGAAAATTCAATTTGTCATCAACTAACTTCCTCAAAAGTTTAAATTGTTGGATGACGTGTCATAAAAGTTATAGAAAAGAATGTAGTTTTATTAATCAAAGGAAATTCAGTACCAAGAATAAAAGACGGCACTGAGTATCCGAGAGACTCAGTACTTCACAATTCCCACCAGTACAAGTGATACCCTCACCTTTTTCGCCACAGCTATTTAATCTTAGCAAGCTAACTAATCACTTACTCCTAAAACAGTTAGAACATAGAACAGCTGCTGACACTCTCTCTTACTAACTTGAGGGTCATTATCCTCTGTGACTCTCCTACTGCTCCTCTGACAGGCCTTAGAGATGATTGGTTTCGGCCTATTGATACCCACCCCCCTTCTAGAagattcaccttgtcctcaaggtggaaAGTAAGAAAGGTCTCTTGAAGCTGAACAGCAGATTTCAAGCTATTCTCACAAACTGGTAGATTTCTCCATTGAACCAAAACATCCAATTCCACTGCTGAGTTGTGCCTATAACCAAGGACCTGTTCAGGTTTAACTTGCACAACCTTCTCTTCTGACAGCACATGTGGTAGCGGTTGGGCATGCTGCAAGGATGCTACATCAAGCATCCCTGTAATTAACCCATGTGGAGCCCACCCCTTTGAAGCAAGCATTAGCTGATCCAAATGTTTTTCTGCTATGCTAGAGGAACTTAATGCACTGCAAAAAAATTCTACCCTGGCAGGAGTTCCACTACCTCCAATAGAAAGCATTAGTTCCACTAACTCTACATTTGCAGTCAAACAGATTGGCCAATATACGACATGTATTTTATCATACCCTATGGGTTAGTTAGAGTTAATTTTCAGACTGTCAGATAGATAGTTGAGCAGTCAGCTGgtagttaaaacttaaaagaacAGTTGTACTCACTCAGCCTATATATGTTGTACTACAAACTTCAATAGACATAATGAAATCATTCAGTTTCAGATTCACTTTCTCCCCCTCTAACTATGAAAATAGTAATCAGCAACTAGTTAAAAACATGAAAGTCAAAGTGAGTACCTCTTTTGTTCAGCTATCATTATTTCAACCTCTGCCATATGAGGATTGTCCAGGTCATTCATGAATACATTTACATCACCAACCATGGCTGCAAATAGCATATATTAAGTGTCCGACCATAACAAATTATTTGGAGACTAGAAAATAGCCCACATGCCTACCTTCATAAATAGCTTCCCATCATTAATAAACCATAAAGGGTAGAAAAGGACCAGTACAAGTTGAATTaacagaaaaaaataaaaatatcgaACTCTCCCAAATACATACCACATTCAATAATATCGAATGGGAAACATCATGGTTTGAGTACTGAAGATAATACAGTCCGTGCAAGTAGAATTTCCAAAAATATGTTAAAAGCCATTAATCATACACACAATAATGagtaaaaaaacataataaaataaaattgaactcCACGAAACCAAGTTTCACTTCAATCATATTTTAACAAAATCAACTGAACAGCCGTTTATACAAAATTAAACATAGTACATAAGACCATAAGCAGTTAAACCTGAGCAATTCTCTTATCTACATCTGATTAATGTACTAAAAGCAAAATCTTGTCAACAAAATCTAATTACTTATATCAACCAAACAAGGTAGAAAATGGCACTGACCTTCAACATGGGGTTGCCCATGTGAGAGATCTCCAACAACCAAATCCTTGTCCAGAATAATAAACGTCTcctctgcaaaaaaaaaaaaaaaaaaaataacacccaCAAATGAAAATGCTGAAAAGATTCAATCTTTGACACAGAAATTTAGAGAGaaagagtgggagagagaaCTGTTAGGATCACGTGACCAGGAGAGTTGCATCTGGTACTCCTGATCAAGGGTAAGAGGCTCAGAACCAGTGGCTTGAAGAAGAGAAGGGTCTTGCATCCAAGAATGATATTTGGGGACATGTGCCTCCATGTATGGAACCAATAGCACCTTCTCTCCTTCTAAACTCACAGAACCTTTGCTGGTTTTCTCCGCCATCTCAAACCCTCACCACCCTGCACGGCTGCACTCAAACCTTCATGTAATGGAGCACTAGGATATTATAAGATTTTTAACAAAATATAAGGGAGAAAAGTAAAATACAAAATTACATGAGAATCAAACTAGatgaaataaattataaaaaataacctatatgaaataaaaaataaaagataattaatttgaataaaTGAAATTTAGTTGTAATTGCTTCATAATTTAATGAATTATGAAGACAAAATATAATTGGTTACAATATAATCATCTTCATTGggagtagggatgacaattttGTGAGAATTTTCGTGGGATTGTCCCATTTGGGACCCCaacttaggatttttttttctgtgggGATGTTGACGGGGAAGAAAACCCCCCAATAAGAATTTGGCGAGCCCCTAGGATTCCCGCTCCGTATGTATGAGTAAAATTACAATATTGCATTTACAAAGATTGAATTACTTACAATAAGAACAAAAATTTACAATACTATCCCGACTCAACTTAGGAAAAGTACATGTGAAAATCTCGAAAAGATTATGGTTTAGTGATCATGGATGACTTTTGAGCACCTCTATAGAAATAGGAGTTGATACCAAGTTTTAGACTCAAAAGATTTGTAACTTGTTTCCTTTCTACCATGATTCACATATTGCACTTGTGCCATAAGAGATCTTCGGAAGACCTTTTACAAGTTTATCCTAACTCAACTTAGCAACATTCTCTTTTATGTTATTGGGGTATGTTGGTAGCGTAATGGTTCTATCTTAGGAAAGCTAGTTCAAGGTTAGAAAATTTAGAGGGGGATGTGGTTTAGCTTGCAAGTGCATAGGGAAGTGGTTCGTTTCTAGCTGTGATAGGAGAGGTTCATTATGTCAACAGTACTTGATAGCTTGGGTGTCTTAGCTGGGAAATTAGCGTGTCATTGTAAAGTCTAGTACTATTTGTGTTAAGTATGTGGAGTTTTTTTTAAGGAAGTCATAGCAGAGATACTTCACCAAAGTCAACGGAAGGGATGAAGGAAAAAGCGAAATAAAAAGAGCAAGGattcataaaaattatttgatGTTTTATCTTCCTAATCTTTGTATACAAATTTTGTGGACTATTAAAGTTATTAAGGCTAAAACTTGCATTCAATTGTTTGTTTTATGTTATACAAGTTTAACAACGTTTATTTGAAGCAATAATCACCAATACCAAAGTTCATCAAGAAATATACGAAACAAAGCTTTATTAAAGTAATAAGTTTACTTGGTTGACATAAGCTTTTTCTATCTCTTCTCATATTATGTTTGGTTATAATACTCTAGATCCAACAATGATGAACCTTTTTCATGGAAATTCTTCAAGTGTCTGGtctcaacagaagaagacttgaaAGTGAGACGCTAAACATTTTAGTAGAATCTTTCTCTGTTTCTCAACAGCAAAACAACATTGCCCCCCAATAAGGGTGATTCTTACAATACCTTAAGTAATAACTATCATGAGTCTTGCAAGTGCATAGGGAAGTGGTTGTGTTGTTACTTTTTTGTCTTACATTTTGACAAAAACAACTggttgtcgaagcagatgtcgtggcatctgacttTGTAATGCTAGGACAACAGTCATTTGTTGGGAACGTGATTGTGAGCCCTTGAAGATCTTATGTAGATTTCGTTTGTAGTTACATGGGATTCAAGTAGTtgttccagaagggttttaattgtgggttgttatttgttgaaacaatctttgatagaagatttgtttctatctttacttgcgtgaaacgcaacaagatctttggagattcagttttgatttgattgttgttgcaatctgttacttcagcccaagctAACCTTAGTGCCTATGCTGCCGCTGCTGAAGagtataaaaggatgaagaccaccgaagctaattgagagagatcaaatgttttaggattgttcattgttctttgtccttgttagttgtgaacaaaccttgctccctgattctactccctccggtcctttttataagaaaaacttggacaaaatcacacaaaccaaggaaactaatattttttataaaattaactactatgcttaattccaatgatgtttttttcctttttacaagaacaaaattaccataaatgttgatcATACATATTGAGTGCTTGCAATTTCCCTCCATATTTTTGTATTGGGAATAAGTCCCTTTGCATTGGTATTGAtcatttgacttaattttataagagtgtttcttataaaaaggaccaagaaaaatctccaaagtgtttcttataaaaaggaccggagggagtataaagcaaggttgtgttctgtgtttgtTTGAgtgttcaaactctgattgttgattgttttttaccaatcactgtggcagtgattgagagaaagtgagaggggatctcatacttaggttgagatactaagtagaaatacactgggtagattaggaagtgaactatgaactgtggtccTCATGAGAGTCTgtagttcctgaatcttgagatagtggatttcctttctttgggtgcaaaccctcctgacgtaggtgaagtttcaccgaactgggttaacaattcttgtgtcttgtttacttATGCTTTTTAGTTACCGTTGTTATTGTTAGTCGATTGTTGGaccgattgtcccagcatcgcgagGACATCTGTTCTAAGAGAACTTAAATTTCAGGTTGGTTTCAAGCTGTAATAGGAGAGGTTCGTTGTGTCAGCAGTACTTGATAGCTTGTGTGTCCTAGCTGGGAAATTAGCGTGTCATTGTAAGGCCTAGTACTATTTGTGTTAAGTATGTGGAGTTTTTTTGTAAAGAAGTCATGGCAAAGATACATCACCAAAATCAATGGAAGAGATGAAGGAAAAAGCGAAATAAAAAGAGCAAGGCttcataaaaattatttgatGTTTTCTCTTCCTAGTCTTTATATACAAATTTTGTGGACCGTTAAAGTTATCTAGGCTAAAACTTGCATTCAATTTTTTGCATTATGTTATACAAGTTTAACAACGTTTATTTGAAGCAATAATCACCAATACCAAAGTTCATCATGAAATATACGAAACAAAGCTTAATTAAAGTAATAAGTTTACTAGGTTGACATAAGCTTTTTCATCTCTTCTCGTATTATGTCTGGTTATCATACTCTAGATCCAACAATGATGAACCATTTTCATAGAAATTCTTCAAGTGTTTGGtctcaacagaagaagacttgaaAGTAAGACACTAAACCTTTTAGTAGAATCTATCTCTGTTTTTCAACAGCAAAACAAcatttcccccccccccccaataaGGGTGATTCTTACAGTACCGTAAGTAATAACTATCATGAGTAGAAAGAAGTTGTGACAACATTTGGGGTTTACAGACATCCCTTTCAAGGATCCCTCAAAGTTTCGTGCAACTCTAGTTGATAGGATTGTACGTGCCTTAGCTCTTAAAAAATTCCTAAAAACACAGTTGACTAATGATCCACATCCACAAGTATCTCAATTAGGTTAATATGATTGATGATAACAATTACGGATTCCCTTGAGACTTCTAATATAAACCCCAAAGGTCTTGGACCTATTCCTACATAGAAAATCCTAACATAATCTTGTTAATTCAAATTTTCATTATGGATTCTAAGGGTCCATAAATGTGCTCCATTGAGAACCAACTTTGTAAAGGCTACAATTGGTCAAAAAACAAGATCCACAATGAAGATTTTCCATAATCAGGAAAATGAGCACGTTTATGGACCCTTGGATTCCATACTGAGATTTTAAATGAAAGGAAATATACTAGGGC contains:
- the LOC130722664 gene encoding GCN5-related N-acetyltransferase 9 isoform X1, which codes for MAEKTSKGSVSLEGEKVLLVPYMEAHVPKYHSWMQDPSLLQATGSEPLTLDQEYQMQLSWSRDPNKETFIILDKDLVVGDLSHGQPHVEAMVGDVNVFMNDLDNPHMAEVEIMIAEQKSRGKGLGKESVLMMMAFAVEKLGINTFQVKIGESNVASINLFRKLGFVQTSHSNIFKEVTLELQITRTKNEEMLGLMGIMIKHT
- the LOC130722664 gene encoding GCN5-related N-acetyltransferase 9 isoform X2; the protein is MAEKTSKGSVSLEGEKVLLVPYMEAHVPKYHSWMQDPSLLQATGSEPLTLDQEYQMQLSWSRDPNKETFIILDKDLVVGDLSHGQPHVEAMVGDVNVFMNDLDNPHMAEVEIMIAEQKSRGKGLGKESVLMMMAFAVEKLGINTFQVKIGESNVASINLFRKLLQMVIKFSKIDLAHGFGVGICANFT